The Phaenicophaeus curvirostris isolate KB17595 chromosome Z, BPBGC_Pcur_1.0, whole genome shotgun sequence genome includes the window CAAGAATAAAGGAAGGCTGTGTTAAAAGCAttgctgaagaaaaaggaaaaaaattgttttccccAAGTTCTGTCGTAGAAGGCAATCAGATTGGTCAGTCATGATTTGCTCCTGCTAAATCCATGGTAGCTGTTCCAGTCACCTTTTTACTGTTCAAAAGCTGGAAATGGTTTCCTTGAGGACTTGCTCTGTGATCTTCCTTGGGACTACAATGAACCTTACAGACTGTTGTTCCCTGGATTATCctgctttcttattttgaagATGAGTGTAACTTGCCTCCTCTAGTCATCATGACCTGTCAAAAGTGAGAGTGGACAGACTTACAGCGATCTTGGCCTGTGCCTTCTGCTTGTTCAGATGAATCATCTCTAGTCCTGTCTACCTATATGTATCTAATCTTTATAAGTAGCCTTTAACTTGGTCACCTTTTACTAATGAGAAGCAGTTTGCAAAAGAGTAAGTACTAAACAGAGATATGGGGTGCTTCAAAGCAGACTTTGCCTGTGAAGACTAAGGCAAGGAAGACACCAAGTACTTCAGTAGTTCTCTTGTCCTGCATTGTGAGGTCTTCTGCACTCCTTACTCCCTTTTGCTTCAGACATATCTGCAGATCTCTGTTGCCTTCCCTATCCCTTGAAGATTCCCCTTCCCTTGCAGGTACTCCATCCAAGCTGTGGACTTCTTATCTCTCTCCTTGCATTCctcttttgttccttcccaGGGAGCCTATCCCTGCTCACACCATCTCTACCTGGCGTTTTAAGTCTGAGCTAATTCCAGACTTATCCATTCAGCCAAACTTGCCTCCtgccttcttgttttcttgcacACTACAGTGGATTGTTGTCATGCTTTAGAGAGGTTGTCTTTCAATTTCAACCATTTCTCCTGAGTCCCTTGGCCCTTAAGGTGATTATCCTACAAGCTACCGCTTACCAATTTCCTGAACAAGCAAAGGCTGCTGCACTGAAATCCAGGTTCTTTATAAAGTTATTTGCCTTCCTtgcttttctcagtgttttaaATTCTTAGAGCACCTCATAGTCACTCTAGCTAAGGCTGTCATGAGCTTTCATGTCCCTAGCCAATTCTTCCTTAATTTGTACCACATCCAGCAGTGTGCCTTGTGTACTTACAGGTACTTACAGGAGTGCCTGCAGAAAATAAGTCTTTGCTCTCCAAATTGTCTGTGCCCTGCTGTTCTGCTCTTCCAGCAAATGTCTTAAAGTTCCCCATAAAAACAGGCACTGTAATTGTGAGACTTCTTCCAATTGTTTAAATAAGGCTTTGTCCACTTTTTCTCTTGACTGGGCAGTCTGTAACATGCACACCATGTTTACTCCTTGTTTGCAACCCCTGTGATCCTGATCCATGAGCTGTCATCCTTGACTGCTTGGATCAACGCTATgtcctggagaggctggagaagtggtcctgtgagaacctcatgaggtactacaaggccaagtgcaaggtcctacacctgggtcagggcaatctgtggtttcaatacagggtgGGGGGGAATGACAGGATTGAGAGCAGCTTAGTGGAGAAGGAcattgggggtgctggttgatgagaagctcaacatgagctggaaatgtgcacttgcagcccagacaGCCAaccttatcctgggctgcatcaaaaaaaacctGGCCAGCAGATTGaggaaagtgattctgcccctctactctgctcttgtgagaccttatctgtagtattgtatccagttctggaagcctcaacataagaaggatacagaactgttggaatgggtccagaggagggatacaaagatgatccgagggctggaacacctctgctatgaggacaggctgagagagttgggtttgttcagcctgaagcagaggagggtttgaggagaccttataatggTCTTtctgtacctgaagggggcctacaagaaagttgggagagagactttttagaagggcatgcagtgataggatgagggagaataaATCTTCCCTCCTCGAATTTAAAGCCAAACtaacatgaggaagaaattcatcacaatgagggtggtgaggcactggtacaggttgtccagggaagttgtggatgccccatccctgaaagtgttcaaggccaggttggaaggggccctgagcagcctgatctagtgggcggtttccctgcccatggcagggggattggaactgaatgatctttaaggtcctttccaactcaaaccattctagtattctatgattcagtgtcAACCAAATTACATCaagccttgttttctttttgtagtttTTAATAAGGCCTCTttgtttggattaaaaaaaaaccaacatggaCATCCTCAGTGCACTCTGTGCTTTTCTCTGTACCTCACACATAGAATCCCCATTTTTAAACTCAAATATGTGCATGAAGACCTTGAttaagaagtttttttcttaactatCCTGCTTATAATTTTCAATCTCTTCTAACTGGGGATTTTCCCTACCTCCTACACTCTCTTGGTGGTGTTTTGCCTTAACAATAGCTAAAAGCAACATGCTGATAACTGGTTCACCTTAGTTTTCTGCTGTGAGAactgttttccctttctggACTTACTAGTGTTTAGCACTATGTTGCATACTGGCTGTAGTGATCAAGTTTAACTATCTCTCTGCAGATTCAGGTTGCTATTGCCTGTAAATCAGACAAGAAACAACAAATGGTTTAACTGATCTTAATACCATTTTGAACTTGCTGCTGAAATGAGTTGCTCATGTTTATACATGTACTTATTCTGACATAAAATGCTACTGAAACAAAAAGGACTTCAATGGACAAAGCACAGGTTTGCAAGATCCATCCCTTTCTAATATCAGTAGCTATGCCTGGTTTTGAACAAGTCTGGATTGACTTTGATTTCCAGATTAGTGTAGGTTACATTGAGCAGAGCATTTAATGTATCTCATTGATTTTCCTTGTAATACTGTTGCAACAAAAGTCACTGCTTTAATCATTTGTTTTAGCATTAAAATTCTGTATGCAGATCTGGTCCTCTGGGATATCAACGTGTAACCAGATACTCCATCATCTAATAAGGTTCTGCAAGGAATATGCTATTGCTTCAACACTTGGCTGTAGGAAGATTAatcaaaagggaaaatttatctaatatataaaggaaaacacagatcAAAGAAAGAACTGTGAAAGCAGGGATGTACAAAATTTTAAGACATTTCTGAgattaaacaaagcaaaatccaAGCCAGAGTTTAAGATGATTTGTCATGACTCCTTTATTGTTAAAGATGTTATAGTTGTCACTTCAGTTTATAGGGTTTGTTCCAGATCAGTTAAAATAGTATCACCATCAGAAATTACTGACTAGAGGGATTTAATTAATGTGATACTTATTTGCCACAGTAAGCATGCTTgggaaagtaattttgaaaagcaCCTACAAAAGCATCAGTGGCAGGCAAGACTGCTTGTACTCTCAAATCATTTTGGTGCTACGAGTTAGTTCTCTGAGGGCCTAATGCTACAGTCTGGTTCAGAAATGCAAGTCCTGCTGACCTTGAGAAGTTTTGCAAGGGATGTGATTCAGTCTGAGGAGCAGACCTGCTTACTGCAGTGAGTCTGACCCAGAAGCATCCCCTCTGGCTGGGACAGCAGGACTGCCTGCAGCCTGACAGTATTTCTATAGAGACTGCCAGATTTCACCACTAGATATTCAGGATAATGATAGACAAGGGTGATGAGCTTATCTCTTCATAAAGCAAGACGAAGTCACTTACAGAGCAATTATCATATGTTTGCAGATGTCCTTAGCTTTATCAGCTGCTTTTATGTAGGTAAATGCTGAGTGAaatcaggttttggggtgctttttgtgaatttttttttttcaatgggcAAAACTCAAGAGAATTTTGTATAGCAGAGCGTCTTACATGTTTTTATTCAACTTCGTTATGTTGTGGAAAATTTTACTCTGTGTGTAGTGCATCTTGGTTTTGTCAAGAGCATGTAGTTGAGTTTCTGTATATTACTAGTGGAATGCAATGTTATCCTTGGTAATATATGTTGTATgtctcaggaggactacaaagatgttGTGATGTTATGtagggagaaaattagaaggtCTAAAGCCTAACTAGAACTTCCTCTGGCTACTGCagtaaaagacaataaaaatgtttctatgaaTACATTAGCAACAAAAGGAGAGCTataaggagaatctccatcctttattggatGTGGGGGGAAACACTGTGGCAAAGGCTGAGGAAAAAGCCAAGATtcttaatgtcttctttgcctcatCTTTAATAGCAAGGCCAGTTGACCTCTGGGTAACCTACCCCCTGAgctggaggacagggacaggagcGGAATGAAGCCCCcataatccaagaggaaatggttagccATCTGCTACACTACTTACACTCACACAAGTCTGTGGAGCCAGGTGGGGTCTGCCTGAgggtactgagggagctggcagagggacCCACAAAGCCCCTTTCGattatttatcagcagtcctggctaaccAGGGAGGTCCCAGTTGACTGGAGTTTAGCAAATGCGATGCCCATCAACAAGAAAGGTCAGAAGGAGGATAAGGGGAACTACAGGTCTGTCAGACTGATCTTGGAGCTCAGGAAGTTTATGGAATGGGTCTGGCTGAGTGCCATCGCATGGCACATCCAGGACAACCAGGTAATCAGGTCCAGTCAGCgtgggtttaggaaaggcaggtcctgcttgactgtcctgatctccttctgtgaCAAGATGATgcacttaatggatgagggaaaggctgtggatgttgtctatcTAGTCTATAGAAAAGCCTTGGACGCAGTTTCCCACTGCATTCTCCTGAAGAAACTGGCTGGTTATGGTTTGGATGGGTATATTCTTcactgggtgaaaaactggctggatggccgaGGCCAGCTgtatgaggttcagcaaggccaagtgccaggttcTGCACTTGAGTCACAGCAACTCCacgcaatgctacaggcttagggaagagtggctggagcgctgcctggcagaaaaagacctgcaggtgttggtcatcagctggctgaatatgagccagcagtgtgcctaggtTCCTTTGGTTCTGCAAACTAGACAGCGCGTGATTCAGTGTGCAGGGGTAGACTCTTCTCTGCTCATTGGCCCTAGGGATTTATTATGTGACTAGCATTACTAGAGTTAGACCAGGATTGCTTTGACATTCAGAgtccactgacttcagtgagcTTAAAGGAATAAGTAAAGGTTAGAAGAGAGTAAAGAAGTGCTCAGACAAGCAATGAAACAGGCCCTACCTCTCCAAGTTCCTGTGGGGTGCCAAGTGGGGCAAATGCTGCCAGAGAAATGTTGTGTATTGAGAAAAAGAACAGGGGAAGAGTCCATTGGTGAATGTTGGTTCAGGTAATAAAAGTATGTTTATTAAGAAACAACCACTAATAACTTGTAATACATGAATATAACATAGATTGTTTTCTCTGTTGTGTTTTTAGGGTCTCATGACTCATTTAGCTTCTACATAGATGAAGCCTCTCCAGTTGGGCCTGAACAGCCAGAGACGGTCCAGAATTTTGTGTCTGTTTTTGGGACTGTGGCTAAAAAGCTGATGAGAAAGTGGTTGGCTACTCAGACCATGAACTTCACCAGCCAGCTGGGGGCAGGTATACGGTATTTTGATCTTAGAATTTCTACCAAGCCCAGAGACCCAGACAATGAACTCTACTTTGCTCATGGTTTATTCAGTGCCAAAGTCAAGGAGGGTCTGGAAGAGATCAATGCGTTTCTCACTGACCACCCAAAAGaagtggtcttcttggacttcaatCACTTCTACGGGATGCAGAAATACCATCATGAAAAGCTTGTCCAAATGCTTAAGGACACTTATGGAAACAAAATGTGTCCTGCTATATTTGCCCATGAAGTCAGCCTCCAGTACCTGTGGGAAAAGGAACACCAAGTGCTGGTGTTCTACCACAGTCCAGTGGCTCTTGAGGTACCATTTCTTTGGCCAGGCCAGATGATGCCAGCTCCCTGGGCAAACACAACAGATCCGGAAAAACTGATTCAGTTCCTCCAGGCATCAAtcactgaaagaagaaagaagggctCCTTTTTTATATCTCAAGTAGTGCTGACGCCAAAGGCTAGTACCGTGGTGAAAGGGGTTGCTAGTGGCCTCAGAGAAACTATCACAGAAAGGTAAGTTTCTGGTGGGTAACTTGCTGACTGGGCTGAATGTGTGTGTTGGTAATGCTGCTTTTCTAATTCCTTTTAAAGAAACTACAGCAGATGTGTTTCTTCCATGCTACTGTGGGTTAGTCAGACCTTGGGTGTAATCCTGAAGTGTTTAAAGAGAAGCACACTGAAGGAGAAGCTTCTGTATCTTGAAAGACAATCTGGCACTAAGGTCTAATGAGATCTTATAGGTTTGACTtagcctttttttctgaatgcagtttttccatttggggggctgggagggaaagGTTGgtggtttgctttttcaaaTGTGGTTTCACACCGTGTGCACTGAGGATCTTGCTGCAGATTTCTGTACTGAATGAGGGCAAATCTATCTGAATGGTCTGGGTCatttaagtttttatttatgCATCGTGCTTCAGGTattgagtatttttttcattttgccttaTCAGCAAAGCCTGTCACTGCAGAATTTGCATCCTTAAACATTTTCCTGTCTGCATACCATCACACATTATATCAAAGGGATCAGGACATTGTAAGAGTGAACTTTCTTCTTAACAGGCCTTTGTTTATCATGCAGGAAAGAGACTTAAGACCACTGTAGTGGTTCAGTACATGGAATACTATGTTGACAGGCTATTAGTTGTtacattaccaaaaaaaaaaaaaaaaaatctgtgcaagACATGCATTATTTATTCCATTCTAACTTTGACAAATCACAGCCTGTTTCCAGCTTAAAGGCATCTATGTGTGTCGATGTTCTTGACAACTTGGTAGGAAACCTGAAATTTAATGCCAAGACACAATAgctattttttcccttaaaaaaaaaaaaaggttgcaagagttttaaaaatttataatGGTGATCAATGTCCTGCTAATGTTTTGCTGTCTGCGTGGATGTGCCTGTGCCGGGAAGATTTGTCCCCCTCTATGAGGTGAATGACACAGTGCCtgtttgcaaagaaaacatgcCTCAGTTTTTGAGAAAAGTTGAGCCATTTTTATGGCAGCTTTCCCAAGCAACTGTAAACttgaaaaaacaggcaaaaacTCTACCTGCAATGGTAAAACACTGACACAGAAGGTTTCATAAGCAGTGGAGTATGATTCAGAAGTGCTTGTGTGACTGTACTTGCAGAATCAcgaaatcacagaataatttgggttggataTCCTCCACATGTGTTTTTATGGGCTCTATTAGACTGGGAATCTCCCTTTCTGATGGATCTGAAGAGTATTTCTCTGTACTGAAGTGCTACTTTGTTGATGGATTTTACTGTTAAACACTCATCTTGTTGTTCAGGGATTTGTTTTCCATGGTAAAAATTTTTCTGAGTGTTCTTTATACCATGAAGTAGCACAATCAAGAAACTACCAGATTCTTCTTAAAACTTGCTGCATCAATAAaacagcctttttaaaaaaccttttttaatatttcctgaCTCATAATGTGCTTCCTTGTAgctatttggaaaaataaaaacttcaaaTTGATTCAGGATATGTGTGGCTGAGCTCTGAGTTACTTGAGCCTTTGAACTCTCAGTATGCTTTCTTTAAAGTAAATTCTGAGATTATAAGTAGCTTGAAATATCTGTAAGTAGTTGGGCTGGAATACCTGGAAATGTTGTTTTTCCAAGTTGCAACTTGAGATTTTTCACATAAGCCACAAGTCTGCAATCCCCTCTGCTGCatgaatatttttgtcttctttgtgTAACTCTTCTAAccactgcaaaagaaaaggacctttaaaattatttccaaagctTATATTTAGTCTTTCAAGTGTAGCATCTCATTTTGAGTTTTTATTCGTATCTTTGTTACAAAAATGTGCTGCATGAAGACATAAGCTTGGAATGCTTATTAATCTACATAGAAACTGAGCTTGTATATTGAggggttttttcctcctattgaattttaaaagatgaatgcAAGTGTGGAATAATGTTGAATTTTTCTATTAAGTctggtgtgggttttttcccctttgatgAAATCATATATTTAAGAAAtgttcttcagcattttttacTAAAACCCATAGTTGTCTCTTTTCATTCACCTGTACCATGgccattttcatttacatattgacttaattctgaaaataaagcaaaataactgAACCAAAACAGTTTCATGCTTCTAAGACTAAATGCAGTAGAAGATAGATACCAGGACTGGTTTTTGCTGATAATGCTTGCTCAgaggctttgctgctgttatCACAGGTAATGCTTTGTGGGACAATCATTTGAAAGAAGGTGAAATTATAAAGTCACAAAGCTTCTATTCTGCAAAAATACATGAGGGAAAAGCCATTTATTGTCAGCTCTTCCTAGGACCACAGCTCAGCATTACAAAACTTTGTAACACAGCATTCATCTTCATTACTTGAATGTGAAGAATCACTTGCATGTGTGCATGTCATGTTTCTTAGATTTGATGAAAAACTTTGAGGGCTAACAATATGTTTTCAGGCTTAATATTCTGTCACACGCAATTTAGATGCCAAGAAATATTCTTTGATTAGCAAAACAGTACATACCAAATGAATTACATTCCCTCAGCTTATTGAATTAACTTCACAGTGATGCTGCTGCCTTTAGTATATCTCAAAGATGTTTGTGAAGCAATGTTTTGATGAGGATAGAGCTGTTCTTCATAataatcaaattttattttctgatttgcaGTGAAATTACTAGTTTTATCTCTGACACTGGAGATGAGCatgatattctctttgttttctctgaggTTGAATAATATCGCAGCAGCAGAATAGATCTTCTTCagagcatagaaaaaaaatcctgttgtacttttaaagcttttgagaaatagaaaataaacacagagcCAGGTGATGAATCTGTAAGGATAATGTTCCCTGTAGCTCACAGGTCACTAAAACCTTGCCCACCAAGCTAACATTTCCCCCTTGGCAAccaaagcaagtaaaaaaaaaaaccaacaaaccccaaaaaatcCTACACATGAAAATGAACCTTTGAAGTAGAGGCAAAGCAGCCACACTATGAACTAAAGGGATGGTAA containing:
- the PLCXD3 gene encoding PI-PLC X domain-containing protein 3 → MASSQGKNELPFADWMAALPGGIHRTPLTNLAIPGSHDSFSFYIDEASPVGPEQPETVQNFVSVFGTVAKKLMRKWLATQTMNFTSQLGAGIRYFDLRISTKPRDPDNELYFAHGLFSAKVKEGLEEINAFLTDHPKEVVFLDFNHFYGMQKYHHEKLVQMLKDTYGNKMCPAIFAHEVSLQYLWEKEHQVLVFYHSPVALEVPFLWPGQMMPAPWANTTDPEKLIQFLQASITERRKKGSFFISQVVLTPKASTVVKGVASGLRETITERALPAMMQWVRTQKPGESGVNIITADFVELGDFISTVIKLNYTLDGGEDDTT